A genomic window from Candidatus Kouleothrix ribensis includes:
- the carB gene encoding carbamoyl-phosphate synthase large subunit produces the protein MPKRTDIHSILIIGAGPIVIGQACEFDYSGVQACKVLRREGYRVVLVNSNPATIMTDPQFADATYIEPLTAEIVERIIERERPDAILPTVGGQTGLNLAMQLFKNGALARHGVQLIGASPTAIDLAEDRQLFKQAMLGAGLGVPEGDTVTSIDDALAVAAQIGYPLLVRPSFTLGGSGGGVAYDEAQLREIADRGLRASPVGQVLIEQSVLGWKEYELEVMRDKADNFVVVCSIENLDPMGVHTGDSITVAPAMTLTDRELQRLRDQAKTVMRVIGVETGGSNVQFAVNPANGETIVIEMNPRVSRSSALASKATGFPIAKIAALLAVGYTLDEIPNDITRVTPASFEPSLDYVVVKIPRWAFEKFPGVDPTLGPQMKSVGEVMAIGTTFNEAFQKALRGLEIGAVGFGMKRTRNQEPRIIPADDSWSSLLGSPHPDRIFAAADALRAGATAEQLAAHAGYDPWFAEQLAELIAIERELANHTLASLPAALLREAKQNGFADAQIALLLKGMGAASALDEAPRLTELAVRARRKALGVIPVYHRIDTCAAEFEAHTPYMYSTYASADEAAVTERPKVMILGGGPNRIGQGIEFDYCCVHACMALRDMGYETIMVNCNPETVSTDYDTSDRLYFEPLTLEDVLNVWEREAGADTVTRSQDDKMTAHNANAVLSSGQLVNEVPVLVQFGGQTPLNLAKGLAAYGVPIWGTSQDAIDLAEDRGRFGQLLRSLEIEQPESGMARDLPAARQIAERIGYPVLVRPSYVLGGRAMAIAYDDAGLEQYLHEAARISEGQPVLIDRYLEDAFEVDVDAVGDGERVVIGGIMEHVEEAGVHSGDSAMVMPPYKVSAYHLAIIRDETIRIGLALGVRGLMNVQYAIKDDEVYVLEVNPRSSRTVPFIAKATGVPLARIAAQVAAGKTLGELGFTAEPPLDGFFVKEAVLPFEKFPGAAVFLSPEMRSTGEVMGHASSFGHAFAKAEMGANQKIPTAGGALLTVNDFDKGAISRIARDLVRLGFTLYATRGTAAWLAQLGLPARQVNKVSEGGSTTADLLATGQVQLVISTPLGARAYADGQALRSAAIRHGVMLVTTLTGAAAMVSAIRALKAKDLKVRSLQEHHAMRATPAGS, from the coding sequence ATGCCGAAACGTACCGATATACACAGTATCCTGATCATTGGGGCCGGGCCGATCGTGATCGGCCAGGCCTGCGAGTTCGACTACTCGGGCGTGCAGGCCTGCAAGGTGCTGCGCCGCGAGGGCTACCGGGTGGTGCTGGTGAACTCGAACCCGGCCACGATCATGACCGACCCGCAGTTCGCCGACGCGACCTATATCGAGCCGCTGACCGCCGAGATCGTCGAGCGGATCATCGAGCGCGAGCGCCCCGACGCGATCCTGCCCACGGTCGGCGGCCAGACCGGGCTGAACCTGGCCATGCAGCTGTTCAAGAACGGTGCGCTCGCGCGCCATGGCGTGCAGCTGATCGGCGCCTCGCCCACGGCGATCGACCTGGCCGAGGATCGCCAGCTGTTCAAGCAGGCTATGCTCGGCGCCGGGCTAGGCGTGCCCGAGGGCGATACCGTCACCAGCATCGATGATGCACTGGCGGTGGCGGCCCAGATCGGCTACCCGCTGCTGGTGCGGCCCTCGTTCACCCTGGGCGGCTCGGGCGGCGGCGTGGCCTACGACGAGGCCCAGCTGCGCGAGATCGCCGACCGCGGCCTGCGCGCCTCGCCGGTCGGCCAGGTGCTGATCGAGCAGAGCGTGCTGGGCTGGAAGGAGTACGAGCTCGAGGTGATGCGCGACAAGGCCGACAACTTCGTGGTCGTCTGCTCGATCGAAAACCTCGACCCTATGGGCGTCCACACCGGCGACTCGATCACCGTCGCGCCGGCCATGACCCTGACCGACCGCGAGCTGCAGCGCCTGCGCGATCAGGCCAAGACGGTCATGCGCGTGATTGGTGTCGAGACCGGCGGCTCGAATGTGCAGTTCGCGGTCAACCCGGCCAACGGCGAAACGATCGTGATCGAGATGAACCCGCGCGTCAGCCGCTCGTCGGCGCTGGCCTCGAAGGCCACCGGCTTCCCGATCGCCAAGATCGCCGCGCTGCTGGCGGTGGGCTATACGCTCGACGAGATCCCCAACGATATCACCAGGGTCACGCCGGCCTCGTTCGAGCCGAGCCTCGACTATGTGGTGGTGAAGATCCCACGCTGGGCCTTCGAGAAGTTTCCCGGCGTCGACCCGACGCTCGGCCCGCAGATGAAGAGCGTGGGCGAGGTGATGGCGATCGGCACGACCTTCAACGAGGCGTTTCAGAAGGCGCTGCGCGGGCTCGAGATTGGCGCGGTGGGGTTTGGGATGAAAAGAACCAGGAACCAGGAACCGAGAATCATTCCCGCTGATGATTCTTGGTCGTCGCTTCTTGGTTCTCCGCACCCCGATCGGATCTTCGCCGCCGCCGACGCGCTGCGCGCGGGCGCAACGGCCGAGCAGCTGGCCGCGCACGCCGGCTACGACCCGTGGTTCGCCGAGCAGCTGGCCGAGCTGATCGCGATCGAGCGCGAGCTGGCCAACCACACCCTCGCCAGCCTGCCGGCCGCGCTGCTGCGCGAGGCCAAGCAGAACGGCTTCGCCGACGCGCAGATCGCCCTGCTCCTGAAGGGTATGGGCGCAGCCTCTGCGCTCGATGAAGCGCCCCGACTAACCGAGCTGGCCGTGCGCGCGCGCCGCAAGGCCCTCGGTGTCATCCCGGTGTACCATCGCATCGACACCTGCGCGGCCGAGTTCGAGGCCCACACACCCTACATGTATAGCACCTACGCCAGCGCCGACGAGGCCGCAGTGACCGAGCGCCCCAAGGTGATGATCCTCGGCGGCGGGCCGAACCGGATCGGCCAGGGCATCGAGTTCGACTACTGCTGCGTCCACGCCTGCATGGCCCTGCGCGACATGGGCTATGAGACGATCATGGTCAACTGTAACCCCGAGACCGTCTCGACCGACTACGACACCAGCGACCGGCTCTACTTCGAGCCGCTGACGCTTGAGGATGTGCTGAATGTGTGGGAGCGCGAGGCAGGCGCTGACACGGTGACAAGATCGCAAGATGACAAGATGACAGCACACAACGCCAATGCCGTCTTGTCATCGGGTCAGCTTGTCAACGAGGTTCCCGTCCTGGTGCAATTCGGCGGGCAGACGCCGCTGAACCTGGCCAAAGGGCTGGCGGCTTACGGCGTGCCGATCTGGGGTACCTCGCAAGACGCGATCGACCTGGCCGAGGATCGCGGGCGCTTCGGCCAGCTGCTGCGCTCGCTCGAAATCGAGCAGCCCGAGAGCGGCATGGCCCGCGATCTGCCGGCCGCGCGCCAGATCGCCGAGCGGATCGGCTACCCCGTGCTGGTGCGGCCCTCGTATGTGCTGGGCGGCCGGGCCATGGCGATCGCCTACGACGACGCGGGCCTGGAGCAATACCTGCACGAGGCCGCGCGCATCAGCGAAGGCCAGCCGGTGCTGATCGATCGCTACCTCGAAGACGCGTTCGAGGTCGATGTTGATGCGGTTGGCGATGGCGAGCGCGTGGTGATTGGCGGGATCATGGAGCATGTGGAAGAGGCCGGTGTCCACTCGGGCGACTCGGCCATGGTCATGCCGCCCTACAAGGTCAGCGCGTACCACCTGGCGATCATCCGCGACGAGACCATCCGGATCGGGTTGGCGCTGGGCGTGCGTGGCCTGATGAATGTGCAGTATGCGATCAAAGACGACGAAGTCTATGTGCTCGAGGTCAACCCGCGCTCGAGCCGTACCGTGCCGTTTATCGCCAAGGCCACCGGCGTGCCGCTCGCGCGCATCGCTGCGCAGGTGGCCGCCGGCAAAACGCTCGGCGAGTTGGGCTTCACCGCCGAGCCGCCGCTCGACGGCTTCTTCGTGAAGGAGGCTGTGCTGCCGTTCGAGAAATTCCCCGGCGCGGCCGTGTTCCTCAGCCCCGAGATGCGCTCGACCGGCGAGGTGATGGGCCACGCCTCGAGCTTCGGCCACGCCTTCGCCAAGGCCGAGATGGGCGCGAACCAGAAGATCCCCACCGCCGGCGGCGCGCTGCTGACAGTCAACGATTTCGATAAGGGCGCGATCAGCCGGATCGCGCGCGACCTGGTGCGCTTAGGCTTCACCCTCTACGCTACCCGCGGCACCGCCGCCTGGCTGGCCCAGCTCGGCCTGCCGGCCCGCCAGGTCAATAAGGTCTCCGAGGGTGGCAGCACCACCGCCGACCTGCTTGCCACCGGCCAGGTGCAGCTGGTGATCAGCACGCCGCTGGGTGCGCGCGCCTACGCCGACGGCCAGGCGCTGCGCTCGGCGGCCATCCGCCACGGCGTGATGCTGGTGACCACGCTCACCGGCGCTGCCGCCATGGTTTCGGCTATTCGCGCGCTCAAGGCCAAGGATCTGAAGGTGCGCTCGCTGCAAGAGCACCACGCCATGCGGGCCACGCCGGCAGGCTCGTAG
- a CDS encoding SNF2 helicase associated domain-containing protein: MINILTADMLNVERLGRNTPPQNISAGREDYQAGRVTIELAEQSSARLQVRDNKINRSYQVMVWLNARQIALTCTCRENYHWYLCRHRIAAILALHEHLKANPPKLWRAVLEQGAQTPTRRPSVNYGPIVFSLQTHGSSWSVTPYGLAARYFATHQLGDRAALAAAIAELGLSAQARPIRSRISRQGYPGASEAELAAVNLAAGNPYGMSGYGYGREAAYYEPVLALLPGCLVYQGDEGDPLQERLEVLPDLGSLAVELREGKQGLKLIAQVTVGERVLSIKPRDAQVIVQDPLWLLLGTTLVQLKPTDGMAAALLEFPELVIPPEDQEAFLDRHLLPLTERVAVRGKMLQWSDVDAEPQPRLYLSEAAEGLQAALHFGYGEHELTYDKRLPETATQRLPGTTTLARITRRPAREHELWQALGEYGLKRGPEPSIWLLKKSLHPIDFLMHQVPKLAAAGYTIYGEEALTLARVNRNKPTISFNVSSGIDWFDVTAVVNYGDLAVSLKDIRQAIKKREKYVKLADGTIGQLPEEWLTRYRHMLALGDEHGDDLRFSQHHITMLDQLLADSDRTRTDEAFERRREKLRSFERIQPQALPATFKGELRPYQQFGYDWLHFLREYGFGGCLADDMGTGKTVVALAFLESLYAAENEAPASLIVMPRSLLFNWQREAEKFAPELALYIHADQGRITDPAEFAQYDLVLTTYGTMLRDVEKLRQYQFNYIILDESQAIKNPLAETSKAARLLHGSHRLVLTGTPIENSTLELWSQFAFLNPGLLGDISYFREEFANPIERQQNGDTAQFLRKMVFPFILRRTKDQVAADLPPRSEEIVLCDMEPAQRKLYDKQRDYYRALLLGLIDNDGMNDARMKILEGLLRLRQICNHPRLVDAKFKGVSGKFDVLIDTLDTLRAEGHRALVFSQFVQMLAIVREALDARGVPYCYLDGQTRDRQGAVDRFQNDDSVPFFLISLKAGGVGLNLTAADYVIHIDPWWNPAVEQQATDRTHRIGQDKPVFVYKLIARDSVEEKILQLQGHKRELVEQVIGAEGGVFKALTREDIEVLFS; this comes from the coding sequence ATGATCAATATCCTCACCGCCGATATGCTCAATGTCGAGCGCCTGGGCCGCAACACGCCGCCGCAGAACATTAGCGCCGGCCGTGAAGATTACCAGGCCGGCCGAGTGACGATCGAACTCGCCGAGCAGAGCTCGGCGCGCCTGCAGGTGCGCGACAACAAGATCAACCGATCGTACCAGGTGATGGTGTGGCTGAACGCGCGCCAGATCGCGCTGACCTGCACCTGCCGCGAGAACTACCACTGGTACCTGTGCCGCCACCGCATCGCGGCCATCCTGGCGCTGCACGAGCACCTGAAGGCCAACCCGCCCAAGCTCTGGCGCGCGGTGCTTGAGCAGGGCGCGCAAACCCCCACTCGCCGCCCGTCGGTCAACTACGGCCCGATCGTGTTCAGCCTGCAAACGCACGGCAGCAGCTGGTCGGTCACGCCGTATGGCCTGGCGGCGCGCTATTTCGCCACCCACCAGCTTGGCGACCGGGCGGCGCTGGCGGCGGCGATTGCCGAGCTAGGGCTTTCGGCCCAGGCGCGCCCCATCCGCTCGCGGATTAGCCGCCAGGGCTACCCCGGCGCCTCCGAGGCCGAGCTGGCCGCAGTGAACCTGGCCGCCGGCAACCCGTACGGCATGTCGGGCTATGGCTACGGCCGCGAGGCGGCCTACTACGAGCCGGTGCTGGCGCTACTGCCCGGCTGCCTGGTCTATCAGGGCGACGAGGGCGACCCGCTGCAAGAGCGGCTTGAGGTGCTGCCCGACCTCGGCTCGCTCGCGGTCGAGCTACGCGAGGGCAAGCAGGGCCTGAAGCTGATCGCGCAGGTGACTGTTGGCGAGCGCGTGCTGTCGATCAAGCCGCGCGACGCGCAGGTGATCGTGCAGGACCCGCTCTGGCTGCTGCTCGGCACCACGCTGGTGCAGCTCAAGCCGACCGACGGCATGGCGGCAGCATTGCTCGAATTCCCCGAGCTGGTCATCCCGCCCGAGGATCAGGAAGCCTTCCTCGACCGCCACCTGCTGCCGCTGACCGAGCGCGTGGCCGTGCGCGGCAAGATGCTGCAGTGGAGCGATGTCGATGCCGAGCCGCAGCCACGCCTATACCTGAGCGAGGCCGCCGAGGGCCTGCAGGCCGCGCTACACTTTGGCTACGGCGAGCACGAGCTGACCTACGATAAGCGCCTGCCCGAGACGGCCACGCAGCGCCTGCCCGGCACCACCACGCTGGCACGCATCACGCGCCGCCCGGCCCGCGAGCACGAGCTGTGGCAGGCGCTGGGCGAGTATGGCCTCAAGCGCGGCCCCGAGCCGAGCATCTGGCTGCTGAAGAAGAGCCTGCACCCGATCGACTTCTTGATGCACCAGGTGCCGAAACTGGCCGCCGCTGGCTACACGATCTACGGCGAAGAAGCGCTGACACTGGCGCGCGTCAATCGCAACAAGCCCACGATCTCGTTCAATGTCAGCAGCGGGATCGACTGGTTCGATGTGACTGCAGTCGTCAACTACGGCGACCTGGCCGTGTCGCTGAAAGACATCCGCCAGGCGATCAAGAAGCGCGAGAAGTACGTCAAGCTCGCCGATGGCACGATCGGCCAGCTGCCCGAGGAGTGGCTCACGCGCTACCGGCACATGCTTGCGCTGGGCGACGAGCACGGCGACGATCTGCGCTTCTCGCAGCACCACATCACCATGCTCGACCAGCTGCTGGCCGATTCCGACCGCACCCGCACCGACGAGGCCTTCGAGCGCCGCCGCGAGAAGCTGCGCAGCTTCGAGCGCATCCAGCCGCAGGCGCTGCCCGCGACGTTCAAGGGCGAGCTGCGGCCCTACCAGCAGTTCGGCTACGACTGGCTGCACTTCCTGCGCGAGTATGGCTTCGGCGGCTGCCTGGCCGACGACATGGGCACGGGCAAAACGGTGGTGGCCCTGGCCTTCCTCGAGTCGCTCTACGCCGCCGAGAATGAGGCGCCCGCCAGCCTGATCGTCATGCCGCGCTCGCTGCTGTTCAACTGGCAGCGCGAGGCCGAGAAGTTTGCGCCCGAGCTGGCGCTGTATATACACGCCGACCAGGGCCGCATCACCGACCCGGCCGAGTTCGCGCAGTACGACCTGGTGCTGACGACCTACGGCACCATGCTGCGCGATGTCGAGAAGCTGCGCCAGTACCAGTTCAACTACATCATCCTCGACGAGTCGCAGGCGATTAAGAACCCGCTGGCCGAGACCTCCAAGGCCGCCCGGCTGCTGCACGGCAGCCACCGGCTGGTGCTCACCGGCACGCCGATCGAGAACTCGACGCTCGAGCTGTGGTCGCAGTTCGCGTTCCTCAACCCCGGCCTGCTCGGCGACATCAGCTACTTCCGCGAGGAGTTTGCCAACCCGATCGAGCGCCAGCAGAACGGCGACACGGCCCAGTTCTTGCGCAAGATGGTGTTCCCGTTCATTCTGCGCCGCACCAAAGATCAGGTGGCGGCCGACCTGCCGCCGCGCAGCGAGGAGATCGTGCTGTGCGACATGGAGCCGGCCCAGCGCAAGCTGTACGATAAGCAGCGCGACTACTACCGCGCGCTGCTGCTGGGCCTGATCGACAACGACGGCATGAACGATGCGCGCATGAAGATCCTCGAGGGTCTGCTGCGCCTGCGCCAGATCTGCAACCATCCACGGCTGGTCGATGCCAAGTTCAAGGGCGTATCGGGCAAGTTCGATGTGCTGATCGACACGCTCGACACCCTGCGCGCCGAGGGCCACCGCGCGCTGGTGTTCTCGCAGTTCGTGCAGATGCTGGCGATCGTGCGCGAGGCGCTCGATGCGCGCGGCGTGCCCTACTGCTACCTCGACGGCCAGACCCGCGATCGGCAGGGTGCGGTCGACCGCTTTCAGAACGACGATAGTGTGCCGTTCTTCCTGATTAGCCTGAAGGCCGGCGGCGTGGGCCTGAACCTGACCGCCGCCGACTATGTGATCCATATCGACCCATGGTGGAACCCGGCCGTCGAACAGCAGGCCACCGACCGCACCCACCGGATCGGCCAGGACAAGCCGGTGTTTGTGTACAAGCTGATCGCGCGCGACAGCGTCGAGGAGAAGATCCTGCAGCTACAGGGACACAAGCGCGAGCTGGTCGAGCAGGTGATCGGTGCCGAGGGCGGCGTGTTCAAGGCGCTCACGCGCGAAGACATCGAGGTGTTGTTCTCATGA